Within the Desulfurella sp. genome, the region TAATATTATCTTTTATAGCAATGGGCAATCCTTTCAATAAAGAGCTTTTTTCTTTAAAAGAATCAATAATACTTATATATGCATTTATGTTTTTATTGTATAATTTAATATAGCTTAATAATTCTTCAAATACTTCTTTTGATGTTATTTCTTTTTTTTCAATAAGGTCTAGCAGCTCGTGCAATGGCTTTTCAATCATTTTTTGCTCCATTATATAACTTTTGGTACAACAAATTGCCTTTCAAAAACTTGCGGCGCATTCTTTAAAATATCCTGTATCCCAAAAGTTTTATCTACTTTGTCTTCTCTAAAAAAATTTACACTTGAAAGAATATTGGATAATGGCTCAATATTAGATAAATCAAGCTCATCAAGTTCTTTCATGTAATTTAAAATATCATTAAGCTGATTATTAAATTTTTCAAGTTCACTATCATCAAATTT harbors:
- the gatC gene encoding Asp-tRNA(Asn)/Glu-tRNA(Gln) amidotransferase subunit GatC, producing MISKQELKKLESLAKLKFDDSELEKFNNQLNDILNYMKELDELDLSNIEPLSNILSSVNFFREDKVDKTFGIQDILKNAPQVFERQFVVPKVI